The region CCATAACCGGGCAGCCCAGCAGCCTCAAAGGCTGAATTGACGATTTTACGGACAGGTTCGGTCGTTTTCCAATGCGTGGGTGTGAAGCCTATATTAGTGAAGCCGGTGTTTGATTTGGCCTTGAGCGCAGTGGCGGGAAAGAGTGGATCGTCGGGGCTATAGAGCGCAACTTCGTCAAGGTATGTTATCCATGCCGCCATAGCGTCTTCGGCTTCTTCGAAGTCCTTGGCAAAGAATGTGCAAATATGTTTGCCAAATTTGGTCGCTACTTCGCGAGGGTTTTGGGTGACGGACTTTTCGTTTAAGTCCACATGTTTAATTTTGAGCGACGTCAGTGCGGCGACACGAACCCCGGTTAAGCACAACATCGCGAATACTGCTTTATCGCGCATCTGGCGTGGTGTGGCGCTGGGCATTCTTTCCAAAGTGCGGCTGCTTTTCGATCTAGGGATTTGTCTGATAATTGATCGGAGAGTTTGCGATACGTCAGGAACGCACGTTTTATGCGCTCGTTTTTTTCCTTCGGTGCTTTGGTCATGTTCAGACCTTTTTTACTGGTGGCATGTGGTTTTTTGCGTAGAGTTTTGTTAAAATCGAAAGCCGAGATAGTGCACCATTTGCGCATCACTCGACGCCATTTATGAGGTCAAAATTTCGTTCATTTTCGCGCGTAAAAAGGCTGCCAATTGCTTTTGGCTTGAAGTGGAAACCTAGGGGGATGTCTGTCCACCACCTTAATGTCGATTCAGGGAGGTTAATCTGCGGTGCTGGATTCGGTGGTTTCAGTACCGTTTTGAACGGTTAGATCAAAAACTTTGTGCAGAAACGGCACCTGTGCAATCGAAACGGGTTTGTTCATGATAGTCTCGCGTACTTCACAGATGGAAGTGAGTT is a window of Cognatishimia sp. WU-CL00825 DNA encoding:
- a CDS encoding site-specific integrase, with product MPSATPRQMRDKAVFAMLCLTGVRVAALTSLKIKHVDLNEKSVTQNPREVATKFGKHICTFFAKDFEEAEDAMAAWITYLDEVALYSPDDPLFPATALKAKSNTGFTNIGFTPTHWKTTEPVRKIVNSAFEAAGLPGYGPHAFRHMIALHIATNCGSVAELVTVSQNLGHTDILTTLRSYGQISRNDQRRLITGED